The proteins below are encoded in one region of Mesoplasma melaleucae:
- a CDS encoding ECF transporter S component → MDKKYRLWNYKYDFAEINLKNWKEVFKDTFKLNIRKIALLSMLFAIEIIMTIISKVIMGIAIPMIVGVYTIEISFFVILIIYLCSNYIYASILSISAIWFRLLLGSEPIGLLSMMISDMFFLTIFAIVLFILKKFILFKFNFKNQITILIYLICIAGLISMIGSGFISMLCNDKFIFNMYYLHDDGSGYWTMLLWVGFGVTIAKYIINILLFISTIKVLLILLKQSRA, encoded by the coding sequence ATGGATAAAAAATATAGGCTTTGAAACTATAAATATGATTTCGCTGAAATTAACCTTAAGAATTGAAAAGAAGTATTTAAAGATACCTTTAAATTAAATATTAGAAAGATTGCACTTCTTTCAATGCTATTTGCAATTGAGATCATTATGACTATTATTTCAAAAGTTATTATGGGAATTGCAATTCCAATGATTGTTGGTGTATATACAATTGAAATATCTTTCTTTGTGATTCTAATCATCTATTTATGCTCAAACTACATATACGCCTCAATTCTTTCAATTTCAGCTATTTGGTTTAGATTACTACTAGGAAGCGAGCCAATCGGTTTATTATCAATGATGATATCAGATATGTTCTTCTTAACTATCTTCGCTATTGTTTTATTTATCTTAAAGAAATTTATCTTATTCAAATTTAATTTTAAAAATCAGATTACAATACTAATTTATTTAATTTGTATTGCTGGTTTAATCTCAATGATTGGATCTGGTTTTATTTCAATGCTATGTAATGATAAATTTATCTTTAATATGTACTATTTACATGATGATGGCAGTGGTTATTGAACTATGCTATTATGAGTTGGATTTGGTGTTACAATCGCTAAATACATAATTAATATATTATTATTTATTTCAACTATTAAAGTCTTATTAATTTTATTAAAACAATCAAGAGCATAA
- a CDS encoding phosphoglycerate kinase: MNYNLKKTLKDINVKGKKVLVRVDFNVPLKDGIITDDNRIQAALPTIKYLIENDAKVILFSHLSRIKSEDDKKTKSLAPVAKRLEEVLGQSVIFVNKTRGTELESAINALNEKQVLLFENTRFEDVKDGEFVKAESKNDPELGKYWAGLGDVFVNDAFGTAHRAHASNVGIASNISESALGFLVQNEIEMLGKGIDAPERPFVAILGGAKVSDKIGVIDNLLSKVDKILIGGGMTYTFHKAMGLEIGNSLLEADKVELAKEYLEKSNGKIMLPVDSLCAPEYADVTSILCGENVPAGMMGLDIGPKTIEMYQKELANAKTVVWNGPMGVSEFENFKAGTVAVCEAAAKRKADGGFTLIGGGDSAAAAIKLGFKDEFSWISTGGGASLEYMEGKELPGIAAIQNK; this comes from the coding sequence ATGAATTACAATTTGAAAAAAACATTAAAAGATATTAATGTAAAAGGTAAAAAAGTTTTAGTTCGTGTTGACTTTAATGTTCCATTAAAAGATGGAATTATTACTGATGATAATCGTATTCAAGCAGCATTACCAACAATTAAATACTTAATTGAAAATGATGCAAAAGTTATCTTATTTTCACACTTATCAAGAATTAAAAGTGAAGATGATAAAAAAACTAAATCATTAGCTCCAGTAGCAAAAAGATTAGAAGAAGTATTAGGACAATCGGTTATTTTTGTAAACAAAACAAGAGGTACTGAATTAGAATCAGCTATTAATGCATTAAATGAAAAACAAGTATTATTATTTGAAAACACTCGTTTTGAAGATGTTAAAGATGGTGAATTTGTTAAAGCAGAATCAAAAAATGATCCTGAGTTAGGAAAATACTGAGCAGGTCTTGGAGATGTATTTGTTAATGATGCATTCGGAACTGCTCACCGTGCGCATGCTTCAAACGTAGGAATTGCTTCAAACATTTCAGAATCAGCATTAGGATTCTTAGTTCAAAATGAAATTGAAATGTTAGGTAAAGGAATTGATGCACCTGAAAGACCATTTGTTGCTATTTTAGGTGGAGCAAAAGTTTCAGATAAAATTGGTGTTATTGATAACTTATTAAGCAAAGTTGACAAAATCTTAATCGGTGGAGGTATGACATATACATTTCACAAAGCAATGGGATTAGAAATTGGTAACTCATTATTAGAAGCTGATAAAGTTGAATTAGCTAAAGAATACTTAGAAAAATCTAATGGAAAAATTATGTTACCAGTTGATAGTTTATGTGCACCTGAATATGCTGATGTTACTTCAATATTATGTGGTGAAAATGTACCTGCAGGAATGATGGGATTAGATATCGGACCAAAAACTATTGAAATGTATCAAAAAGAATTAGCAAACGCAAAAACAGTTGTTTGAAATGGACCAATGGGAGTTAGTGAATTTGAAAACTTCAAAGCTGGTACAGTTGCTGTTTGTGAAGCTGCTGCAAAACGCAAAGCTGATGGAGGATTTACTTTAATTGGTGGAGGAGACTCAGCTGCAGCTGCAATTAAATTAGGATTTAAAGATGAATTCTCATGAATTTCTACAGGTGGTGGAGCTTCATTAGAATACATGGAAGGTAAAGAATTACCTGGAATCGCTGCAATTCAAAACAAATAA
- a CDS encoding ATP-binding protein — protein MDIQIFKDNKIIAQLIADSINNSNPITDEVLKENFIILYEFVSDYTECKTGFLKDCRQRIKGRQLNLTYKNSNFYLSSSPCVHFLYENKNQMIKNNYIYKDFSVDVYPKTIKDYLDALKTENFFNEEEIQERKLLINNAGKQILKYIEDKTKINCENIKGVYIYGKPGIGKTTILKTLANEAAKRNEKIFFCTAADLIEKCKEQFNKTSGTSIPYIDQMKKADILFIDDFAGEMVSNWTRDNLWYVVLNYRMNRKKLTFMSSNFNNDELDKVYTITKNIKEIELTKVARLKERILTLTSFCELKGEHSKRT, from the coding sequence ATGGATATTCAAATTTTTAAAGATAATAAGATTATTGCTCAATTAATAGCTGACAGCATTAATAATTCAAATCCAATTACTGATGAAGTTTTAAAAGAAAATTTTATTATTTTATATGAATTTGTATCCGATTATACTGAATGTAAAACAGGTTTTTTAAAAGACTGTCGTCAAAGAATTAAGGGAAGACAATTAAATTTAACTTACAAAAATTCTAATTTTTATTTAAGTTCAAGTCCATGTGTACATTTCTTATATGAAAACAAAAACCAAATGATTAAAAATAATTATATTTATAAGGACTTTAGTGTAGATGTTTATCCAAAAACAATTAAAGATTATTTAGATGCTTTGAAAACAGAAAACTTTTTTAACGAAGAAGAAATTCAAGAAAGAAAGTTACTTATTAATAATGCTGGAAAACAAATTTTAAAATACATTGAAGATAAAACAAAAATTAATTGTGAAAATATTAAAGGTGTTTATATTTATGGAAAACCAGGAATTGGTAAAACAACAATCCTAAAAACCCTTGCGAATGAAGCAGCAAAAAGAAATGAAAAAATCTTCTTTTGTACAGCAGCTGATTTAATTGAAAAATGTAAAGAACAATTTAATAAGACTTCAGGTACATCAATTCCATACATTGATCAAATGAAAAAAGCAGATATATTATTTATTGATGATTTTGCTGGTGAAATGGTTTCAAACTGAACAAGAGATAATTTATGATATGTTGTTTTAAACTATCGAATGAATCGAAAAAAATTAACTTTTATGTCTTCAAATTTTAATAATGATGAACTAGACAAAGTTTATACTATAACAAAAAATATTAAAGAAATTGAATTAACAAAAGTAGCAAGATTGAAAGAAAGAATATTAACTTTGACTTCATTTTGCGAACTAAAAGGTGAACACTCTAAAAGAACATAA
- the gap gene encoding type I glyceraldehyde-3-phosphate dehydrogenase codes for MSKKVAINGFGRIGRLTFRQLFNQGVDIVAVNDLTDTKTLAYLLEFDSAQGKFQEGKISYTDNSIIVNGKEIKIFAERNAADLPWGNLGIDLVIESTGFYTDKEKASAHLTAGAKKVIISAPATGEMKTIVYGVNHKNLTADDIIISGASCTTNCLSPVAKIIDEEFGIVKGKMVTVHAVTNDQKLLDLPHGDLRRGRAAAWNIVPSTTGAAKAVSLVLPNLKGKLDGYALRVPTITGSITDVTLQLSKKTSVEEINAKVEARIKSDADLAKAIKFNTQPIVSGDTIGSSFGSIFDATLTKITEVDGEQLVTVCAWYDNESSYVSQLVRTTIYFMGL; via the coding sequence ATGTCAAAAAAAGTTGCAATTAACGGATTCGGAAGAATAGGACGTTTAACATTTAGACAATTATTCAACCAAGGAGTTGATATCGTTGCTGTTAACGATTTAACAGACACAAAAACATTAGCATATTTATTAGAATTTGACTCAGCACAAGGAAAATTCCAAGAAGGAAAAATTTCATACACTGATAACTCAATTATTGTTAATGGAAAAGAAATTAAAATTTTCGCTGAAAGAAATGCAGCAGACTTACCTTGAGGAAATTTAGGAATCGACTTAGTAATCGAATCAACAGGTTTCTACACAGATAAAGAAAAAGCATCAGCACACTTAACAGCAGGAGCAAAAAAAGTTATTATTTCAGCACCTGCTACAGGAGAAATGAAAACAATCGTTTACGGAGTTAACCACAAAAACTTAACTGCTGATGACATAATTATTTCAGGAGCTTCATGCACAACAAACTGTTTATCACCAGTAGCTAAAATTATTGATGAAGAATTTGGTATTGTTAAAGGAAAAATGGTTACTGTTCACGCTGTAACAAACGACCAAAAATTATTAGACTTACCTCACGGTGATTTAAGAAGAGGACGTGCAGCAGCATGAAACATCGTTCCTTCAACAACTGGAGCAGCTAAAGCAGTTTCATTAGTATTACCAAACTTAAAAGGTAAATTAGATGGATACGCATTACGTGTTCCAACAATTACAGGATCAATTACAGACGTTACTTTACAATTAAGCAAAAAAACAAGTGTTGAAGAAATCAATGCTAAAGTTGAAGCAAGAATTAAAAGTGATGCTGACTTAGCAAAAGCAATTAAATTTAATACTCAACCAATCGTTTCAGGAGATACAATTGGATCATCATTTGGTTCAATCTTTGATGCAACATTAACAAAAATTACTGAAGTTGATGGTGAACAATTAGTTACTGTTTGTGCATGATATGATAATGAATCATCATATGTTTCACAATTAGTAAGAACAACAATTTACTTCATGGGATTATAA